A window from Flavobacterium gyeonganense encodes these proteins:
- a CDS encoding Gfo/Idh/MocA family protein, with translation MNKIKWGIIGLGNIAGQFAADLQLINEAELVAVASRDIGKAGEFAKKHDCDTFYGSYNDLFLDDNVDIVYIATPHDSHAELSIRAMENGKHVLCEKPLSLSYQDAVQMTDASKKYNKFFMEAFWTRFIPSIQELLSKVKNGEIGSVKYLKADFAYYNKELGTRLTDKKLGGGALYDIGVYPLFLSYIILGIPEEIIAKSIFHTTGVDLQTTMILQYESAQSVLHAGLVSASDMKATISGTQGRIDINSPWFMTEGYSIIKDEQEEKFSVLNIGKGFAHEAIECHTCIKNNQIESKLWSHQNCLDLSKIVEEVKNQIGLEFY, from the coding sequence ATGAATAAAATAAAATGGGGAATAATTGGACTAGGAAACATTGCAGGCCAATTTGCTGCTGATTTACAATTAATAAATGAAGCTGAACTAGTTGCCGTAGCTTCAAGAGACATCGGTAAGGCCGGCGAATTTGCCAAAAAGCATGATTGCGATACATTTTATGGATCATATAATGACCTGTTTTTAGACGACAACGTTGATATTGTTTATATAGCAACACCTCACGATTCACATGCCGAATTATCAATCCGCGCAATGGAAAACGGCAAACATGTATTATGCGAAAAGCCTTTGTCTTTATCCTACCAAGATGCGGTACAAATGACTGATGCCTCAAAAAAGTACAATAAATTTTTCATGGAAGCTTTTTGGACGCGATTTATTCCATCCATTCAGGAACTTTTGTCAAAAGTAAAAAATGGCGAAATAGGATCAGTTAAATACCTTAAAGCTGATTTTGCTTATTATAATAAAGAATTAGGAACTAGGCTGACAGACAAAAAATTAGGTGGCGGTGCACTTTATGACATCGGCGTGTATCCCCTATTTCTGTCTTATATCATACTCGGAATTCCGGAAGAAATTATAGCAAAATCAATTTTTCATACAACAGGAGTCGATTTGCAGACTACTATGATTTTACAATATGAGTCGGCTCAGTCTGTTTTACACGCAGGTTTGGTTTCTGCTTCTGACATGAAAGCCACAATAAGCGGCACTCAGGGAAGAATTGACATTAATTCACCATGGTTCATGACAGAAGGGTATTCTATTATTAAAGACGAGCAGGAAGAAAAATTTAGTGTACTTAATATCGGAAAAGGTTTTGCGCATGAAGCTATAGAATGCCATACCTGTATTAAGAATAATCAAATTGAAAGTAAGCTCTGGTCGCATCAAAATTGTTTGGATCTAAGCAAAATTGTCGAAGAAGTAAAAAATCAGATTGGTTTAGAATTTTATTAA
- a CDS encoding TetR/AcrR family transcriptional regulator: MRTRDVNKEEIVKQKAIEMLVKYGVEGFGMNRLAKESGVSVATLYIYYSDKEDLIKKIGSEIGQTFFCEMVKDFSPTMSFREGLRKQWENRARFALKNPLKVACWEALSHSSYRDDILEESLANFKKTMWSFIENALEKKNFCRFPLRCSGVLLTDLYMPYFDLKMKVKVLEIRLLNSLRKKWMRHLN, translated from the coding sequence ATGCGGACAAGAGATGTTAATAAGGAAGAAATAGTCAAACAGAAGGCTATTGAGATGCTTGTCAAATATGGTGTTGAAGGTTTTGGAATGAATAGACTGGCAAAAGAAAGCGGTGTTTCTGTAGCAACACTTTATATTTACTATTCTGACAAAGAAGATTTGATCAAAAAAATAGGGTCGGAAATTGGGCAGACTTTTTTCTGTGAAATGGTAAAAGATTTTTCCCCTACTATGTCTTTTAGGGAAGGTTTAAGAAAGCAGTGGGAAAACAGGGCAAGATTTGCATTAAAAAATCCGTTGAAAGTTGCTTGTTGGGAAGCCTTAAGCCATTCCAGTTATAGGGATGATATTTTAGAAGAAAGCCTTGCAAATTTTAAAAAAACGATGTGGAGTTTTATTGAAAATGCTTTAGAAAAAAAGAACTTTTGCCGATTTCCATTGAGGTGTTCTGGAGTGTTGCTTACGGACCTTTATATGCCTTACTTCGATTTGAAAATGAAGGTAAAAGTTTTGGAGATACGCCTTTTAAACTCACTCAGGAAAAAATGGATGAGGCATTTGAATTAG
- a CDS encoding helix-turn-helix domain-containing protein produces the protein MNTIASISQFHRLLSLPEPKHPLVSVINLSESIFLEDEIWKGFVNRFYCVALKRNAKVKIRYGQKHYDYDKGVLSFTAPNQVQYLDLQNMQCDSAGYLLIFHEEFLLKHSLVNTISSYGFFSYAVNEALHLSEDEENNLLEILQKIDKECQHIDQHTQEIILSQIELLLNYSKRFYERQFITRKSGSHQLLTKFETYLNDYFENSSSVKGLLTVHQIAEAMNISPNYLSDLLRIQTGQNTQQHIHEKLISKAKEKLSITELSISEIAYQLGFEHSQSFSTLFKKKTKLSPLEFRQSFN, from the coding sequence ATGAATACAATTGCCTCCATTTCACAATTTCATCGATTACTGTCGCTTCCTGAGCCGAAACATCCTTTGGTGAGTGTTATTAATTTGTCTGAAAGTATTTTTCTTGAAGATGAGATTTGGAAAGGCTTTGTAAACAGGTTTTACTGTGTAGCACTGAAAAGAAACGCAAAAGTAAAAATAAGGTACGGACAAAAGCATTATGACTACGATAAAGGTGTTTTGAGTTTTACAGCACCAAATCAGGTTCAGTATCTTGACCTGCAAAATATGCAATGTGATTCCGCTGGCTATTTATTGATTTTTCATGAAGAATTTTTACTGAAACACTCTTTGGTAAATACTATTTCTTCATACGGATTTTTCTCATATGCCGTGAATGAAGCTTTGCATTTATCCGAAGATGAAGAAAATAATCTCCTTGAAATACTTCAAAAAATAGATAAAGAATGTCAGCATATCGACCAGCATACTCAGGAAATTATTTTGTCTCAGATTGAATTGTTGTTAAACTATTCCAAACGTTTTTACGAAAGACAATTCATTACCCGAAAAAGTGGAAGTCATCAGCTTCTGACCAAATTTGAAACGTATCTGAATGATTATTTTGAAAATTCATCATCTGTAAAAGGACTTTTAACCGTTCACCAAATTGCTGAAGCGATGAATATCTCTCCTAATTATCTGAGTGACCTTTTGAGAATCCAAACCGGACAAAACACACAGCAACATATACATGAAAAGCTCATCAGCAAAGCGAAAGAGAAACTTTCGATAACTGAACTTTCGATAAGCGAAATTGCTTATCAACTTGGATTTGAACATTCGCAATCATTCAGTACTTTATTCAAGAAGAAAACAAAATTGTCTCCGTTAGAATTTAGACAGTCGTTTAATTAA
- a CDS encoding MFS transporter has translation MKEENQVIPFTAYQKFAVFILAITQFTVILDFMVMSPLGDILMKSLDLKTTRFGLVVSAYAFSAGISGLLTAGFADKFDRKKLLLFFYLGFIGGTILCGLVNSYPLLVAARIVTGLFGGVIGSISMAIVADLFALQQRGRVMGFLQMGFGASQILGIPIGLYLANAWGWHAPFLWVAGMAVIIAVLIAVKLKPIDEHLNLKQDKSAFMHLIHTIRSKEYRIGFAATALLSIGGFMMMPFGSAFAINNLKITQDELPIVFMVAGLSTLVIMPIIGKLSDKIDKFRIFVYASVWTIVIVGLYTNLGETPLWLVIIFNVLMMMGVMSRMVPSTALVTSIPGMQDRGAFMSINSSLQQIAGGIAAAFAGTIVVQRDKFSLLEHYDTLGYIIIAISFVTIFLLYRVSKLVKKNAKESIQNIPVIQEM, from the coding sequence ATGAAGGAAGAAAATCAGGTAATACCTTTTACGGCTTATCAGAAATTTGCAGTTTTTATACTGGCAATTACTCAGTTTACAGTAATTCTGGATTTCATGGTAATGTCGCCATTAGGAGATATACTTATGAAATCTCTTGATTTAAAAACGACACGTTTCGGTTTAGTGGTTTCAGCATACGCTTTCAGTGCAGGAATTTCGGGGCTTTTAACGGCAGGTTTTGCAGATAAATTCGATCGAAAAAAATTATTATTATTCTTTTATCTTGGCTTTATTGGCGGGACAATTTTATGCGGTTTAGTTAATTCTTATCCTTTATTAGTAGCAGCCAGAATTGTTACAGGTTTGTTTGGAGGTGTAATAGGCTCAATTTCTATGGCTATCGTAGCAGATTTATTTGCTTTACAGCAGCGTGGTCGTGTCATGGGATTTCTTCAAATGGGATTTGGAGCAAGTCAGATTCTGGGCATACCTATAGGATTGTATCTTGCCAATGCATGGGGCTGGCACGCTCCTTTTTTATGGGTAGCCGGAATGGCAGTAATAATAGCAGTATTGATTGCTGTTAAGTTAAAACCAATTGATGAGCATCTTAATCTTAAGCAGGATAAATCTGCTTTTATGCATTTAATACACACAATCCGTAGTAAAGAATATAGAATTGGATTTGCAGCTACAGCCCTGCTTTCGATAGGTGGGTTTATGATGATGCCTTTTGGAAGTGCTTTTGCCATAAACAATTTAAAAATCACTCAGGACGAATTGCCTATTGTATTTATGGTTGCAGGTTTGTCTACTTTGGTTATAATGCCGATAATAGGAAAATTGAGTGATAAAATAGATAAATTCAGGATATTTGTTTACGCTTCTGTTTGGACAATCGTAATTGTTGGGTTATATACCAATCTTGGTGAAACCCCACTTTGGCTGGTTATAATTTTTAATGTACTTATGATGATGGGCGTAATGAGCCGTATGGTCCCATCGACAGCTTTAGTTACTTCTATTCCAGGCATGCAGGACAGAGGTGCTTTTATGAGTATCAACTCCTCTTTGCAGCAAATTGCGGGGGGAATAGCTGCCGCTTTTGCCGGAACTATTGTAGTGCAAAGGGATAAGTTTAGTCTGCTTGAACATTATGATACTTTAGGATACATAATTATTGCAATCTCATTTGTCACGATATTTCTTTTGTACCGTGTTAGTAAGCTTGTAAAAAAGAATGCTAAAGAAAGTATACAAAATATTCCGGTAATTCAGGAAATGTAG
- a CDS encoding YifB family Mg chelatase-like AAA ATPase: MLIKVFGSAVFGVEATTITVEVNMDKGIGYHLVGLPDNAIKESSYRIAAALKNNGYTMPGKKITINMAPADLRKEGSAYDLTLAIGILVASDQIKAAEIDRYIIMGELSLDGSLQSINGALSIAIKAKEEGYKGFFLPKQNVKEAAIVAGLDVYGVENVQEVIDFFEGKGTLEPTIIDTRAEFYKTLDFPEFDFSDVRGQESIKRCMEIAAAGGHNIILIGPPGAGKTMLAKRLPSILPPMTLREALETTKIHSVAGKLKEVGLMNQRPFRSPHHTISNVALVGGGSYPQPGEISMAHNGVLFLDELPEFKRDVLEVMRQPLEDREVTISRAKFTVTYPSSFMLVASMNPSPSGFFNDPSIPNTSSPHEMQRYMSKISGPLLDRIDIHIEVTPVPFEKLSDDNKAESSASIRQRVTSAREVQSVRFEELANIHYNAQMSSKLIREYCVLDEQSKELLKTAMERLNLSARAYDRILKVARTIADLDAAPQIASSHIAEAIQYRSLDRDGWLG; encoded by the coding sequence ATGCTCATTAAAGTTTTTGGAAGCGCAGTTTTTGGAGTTGAAGCTACTACTATAACGGTAGAAGTCAATATGGACAAAGGAATTGGTTATCATTTGGTAGGCTTGCCTGACAATGCAATAAAAGAAAGCAGTTATCGCATAGCTGCAGCTCTTAAAAATAATGGCTATACTATGCCAGGCAAAAAGATTACCATAAATATGGCACCTGCCGATTTGCGCAAAGAAGGTTCTGCTTATGATTTAACTTTAGCTATTGGAATTTTAGTAGCTTCAGACCAGATAAAGGCTGCAGAAATTGATCGCTATATCATCATGGGCGAGCTTTCACTGGATGGAAGTTTACAATCTATAAATGGCGCATTGTCTATAGCCATTAAAGCAAAAGAAGAAGGTTATAAAGGTTTTTTTCTTCCAAAGCAAAATGTAAAAGAAGCTGCTATTGTCGCAGGGCTTGATGTTTACGGAGTAGAAAATGTTCAGGAAGTTATTGATTTCTTTGAAGGAAAAGGAACTTTAGAACCTACAATTATTGATACCCGCGCAGAATTCTACAAAACCTTAGATTTTCCTGAGTTTGATTTTTCAGATGTTAGAGGCCAGGAAAGTATTAAACGCTGTATGGAAATTGCAGCTGCCGGAGGACATAATATCATTCTGATTGGACCTCCGGGAGCAGGAAAAACGATGTTGGCGAAACGTCTGCCAAGTATTTTACCTCCAATGACTTTGAGGGAAGCGTTAGAAACGACAAAAATTCATAGCGTTGCTGGTAAATTAAAAGAAGTTGGATTAATGAACCAAAGACCATTTCGCAGTCCGCATCATACTATTTCGAATGTAGCACTGGTTGGCGGGGGAAGTTATCCTCAGCCGGGAGAAATCTCAATGGCGCATAACGGAGTCTTATTTCTGGATGAATTGCCGGAATTTAAAAGAGATGTATTGGAGGTAATGCGTCAGCCTTTAGAAGACAGGGAAGTTACGATTTCAAGAGCAAAATTTACAGTAACCTATCCCTCTTCTTTTATGCTCGTGGCAAGTATGAATCCAAGTCCAAGTGGTTTTTTTAACGATCCATCAATACCCAATACTTCTTCCCCACATGAAATGCAGCGTTACATGAGTAAAATTTCCGGACCTTTATTAGACCGGATCGATATTCATATAGAAGTAACACCAGTACCTTTCGAGAAATTATCAGATGATAATAAAGCAGAGAGCAGTGCTTCCATTAGACAAAGAGTGACTTCTGCACGTGAAGTACAGTCTGTCCGCTTTGAAGAATTGGCAAATATTCATTATAATGCACAAATGAGCAGTAAATTAATTAGGGAGTATTGCGTCCTTGACGAGCAATCAAAAGAATTATTGAAAACCGCCATGGAGCGGCTGAATCTTTCAGCAAGGGCTTACGACCGCATTTTGAAAGTTGCAAGAACCATTGCCGATTTAGATGCTGCTCCTCAAATAGCTTCATCGCATATTGCTGAAGCAATTCAGTATCGAAGTCTCGATCGTGATGGGTGGTTGGGATAA
- a CDS encoding amidohydrolase family protein codes for MITKNIYILLLVFGMTIQTKSQQIPAPKQTKSILILNATAHLGNGKIIEKSAIGFKDGKLVLVADATTIRLADNAYDSTIDAAGKHVYPGFIAPNSTLGLVEIDAVKSSDDQEEIGNINPNVRSIVAYNSTSKVTETVRPNGILIAQIVPRGGRISGTSSIVQLDAWTWKDALVKENDGIHLNFPSGFRRTGSWFEPGIIEPNKDYATQINEVNSFLINSKAYLGETSKQRNVIFESTKGLFDGTQTLFIHADEEKQITDAIQLAKSNGIKRIVIVGGFEAYKAADLLQKNNIGILLRRVHDMPASDDQDVRAPFKMAKILTDKGILVGLENSGDNERMNTRNLPFLAGTCAAYGLDKEKALQLITFNTAQLLGIDAFCGSLETGKDATLFISEGDALDMRTNQLTHAFIQGRAISLETHQTQLNKKYKEKYGQK; via the coding sequence ATGATAACTAAAAACATATATATATTGTTGTTGGTTTTTGGGATGACAATACAAACCAAATCTCAGCAGATTCCGGCGCCAAAGCAGACGAAATCAATTCTGATCCTAAATGCGACGGCACATCTTGGAAACGGAAAAATAATTGAAAAAAGTGCTATAGGTTTTAAAGATGGTAAGCTCGTATTAGTAGCTGATGCCACAACTATAAGACTTGCTGATAATGCTTATGACAGCACTATTGATGCTGCAGGAAAGCATGTCTATCCTGGCTTTATTGCGCCTAACTCTACTTTAGGACTTGTTGAAATTGATGCGGTAAAATCATCCGATGACCAGGAGGAAATTGGGAACATCAATCCAAACGTAAGGAGTATTGTAGCTTATAATTCAACTTCAAAAGTAACCGAAACTGTTCGTCCAAACGGAATTTTAATTGCTCAGATAGTGCCTCGTGGAGGAAGAATTTCCGGAACATCTTCAATTGTTCAGCTGGATGCCTGGACGTGGAAAGATGCCCTTGTAAAAGAAAATGACGGAATACATTTAAACTTCCCTTCAGGATTTAGAAGAACAGGAAGCTGGTTTGAACCTGGTATAATTGAGCCTAATAAGGATTATGCAACACAGATTAACGAAGTAAATAGCTTTCTAATTAATTCAAAAGCTTATTTAGGAGAAACTTCAAAACAAAGAAATGTGATTTTTGAATCAACAAAAGGACTTTTTGATGGAACACAAACCTTATTCATTCATGCTGATGAAGAAAAACAAATTACGGACGCGATTCAGTTAGCTAAGAGCAACGGAATAAAAAGAATCGTTATAGTGGGTGGTTTTGAGGCTTACAAAGCTGCTGATCTATTGCAAAAAAATAATATCGGGATACTTTTAAGACGTGTACATGATATGCCTGCAAGTGATGATCAGGATGTCAGGGCTCCTTTTAAAATGGCTAAGATTCTAACAGATAAAGGAATTTTGGTTGGACTTGAGAACAGTGGTGATAATGAACGAATGAATACCCGTAACTTGCCTTTTTTAGCAGGGACCTGTGCTGCTTATGGGCTTGATAAAGAAAAAGCTTTACAATTAATAACCTTTAATACAGCTCAGTTATTAGGTATCGATGCCTTCTGTGGCTCTTTAGAAACAGGAAAAGATGCTACATTGTTTATTTCAGAAGGTGATGCTCTTGATATGAGAACCAACCAACTTACTCATGCTTTTATTCAGGGAAGAGCAATAAGCCTTGAAACACACCAGACTCAGCTTAATAAAAAGTACAAAGAAAAGTACGGCCAGAAATAA
- a CDS encoding aldo/keto reductase translates to MNKNLNQVKLGSQGLIIPNVGLGCMGMTGFGDADMYGKTDEKEAIATIHRSLELGGNFLDTADLYGPFKNEQLIAKAIEGNRDQYTIATKFGWEIDDKEQVTWKINGKKDYVKKSVERSLKNLKTDYIDLYFMHRLDKNTPIEETVEAMSDLVKEGKIRYIGLSEVSSETVKRAHAVHPITAVQSEYSLFERTVEEKGVIKTLNELGIGFVAYSPLGRGFLSGQIRTIDDLPENDFRRGIPRFQEKYFYKNIELVEAVEKLAREKNITSSQLALAWIISKGIVPIPGTKRRKYVEQNIEASKIVLSESGLQKLENIVPLGTDTGAPYDEFSMGLLDY, encoded by the coding sequence ATGAATAAGAATTTGAATCAGGTAAAATTAGGAAGTCAGGGTTTAATCATCCCGAATGTAGGTTTAGGTTGCATGGGAATGACAGGTTTTGGAGATGCAGATATGTATGGTAAAACCGATGAGAAAGAAGCCATCGCAACTATTCATCGCTCTTTGGAATTGGGTGGAAATTTCCTCGATACGGCCGATTTGTATGGTCCTTTTAAAAATGAGCAACTCATTGCAAAAGCCATCGAAGGAAATCGTGACCAATATACTATCGCTACAAAATTCGGTTGGGAAATTGATGATAAGGAGCAGGTAACGTGGAAAATAAATGGAAAGAAAGATTATGTAAAAAAATCAGTAGAACGTTCCCTTAAAAATCTAAAAACGGATTACATTGATCTTTATTTTATGCATCGTCTCGATAAAAACACACCTATTGAAGAAACTGTTGAAGCGATGTCCGACCTGGTAAAAGAGGGGAAAATTCGTTACATCGGATTATCCGAAGTCTCGTCGGAAACAGTAAAAAGAGCTCACGCTGTTCATCCTATAACAGCTGTTCAGAGTGAATATTCTTTGTTTGAAAGAACGGTTGAGGAAAAAGGTGTTATCAAAACTTTGAATGAGCTGGGAATTGGTTTTGTCGCTTATTCACCTTTAGGAAGAGGGTTTTTGTCCGGGCAAATCCGCACAATCGATGATTTGCCCGAAAATGATTTTCGAAGAGGAATTCCGCGTTTCCAGGAAAAGTACTTCTATAAAAACATTGAACTCGTAGAAGCGGTAGAAAAATTAGCTAGAGAAAAAAACATCACCTCTTCTCAATTAGCTTTGGCGTGGATTATCAGCAAAGGAATAGTGCCAATTCCAGGAACGAAACGCAGAAAATATGTTGAACAAAATATAGAAGCAAGTAAAATCGTATTGAGCGAATCTGGATTACAAAAACTGGAAAACATCGTACCTTTAGGAACTGATACCGGTGCGCCTTATGATGAATTCAGTATGGGACTTTTAGATTATTAA
- a CDS encoding amidohydrolase family protein has translation MKKIFLLLFLVFFVTKTWAQEYFPVNESIQNKNNNYTVFTNAVIYITPNQKIENGTLIVQNGKVVNVGNNIKIPKNAIVISLEGKIIYPSFIDIYTSFGIEKPKRNLTPGREDNIYDTKKTGYYWNESILSHLNGYETFKYDQPKAEEFLKAGFGVVGTHIHDGVAQGTGLLVALNNTDGKSQIISNKITNHFSFSRSALTNQAYPSSLMGSMALLRQMYFDLDWYKKGNSDTKDLSLEALAANEKLIQIFNSEDKLNSLRASKIAKEFSLNYILKGSGNEFERIEEIKNTNSRFIIPIYFPEAYDVSNPYLSNQIELADMRFWNQAPANPKVLSDNGIIFALTTDKLKKMEDFRINLLKSIKYGFDRTKALEALTTIPAAILGKSNEIGSLKTGSFANFVITSGEIFDEKTILYENWVQGNKYVINDINAKDIRGNYNLTIGNETLKWKIDGTVEAPKSEITTADNKKLKNTFSVSKNWISLLIKSNDTIKSNFTRLTGLVENTNTLSGKGELYNGTQVNWTAVKTSPFVAVKDTVKPEKPNPIMPTTFPNIAFGNSQKLIPQTLLFKNATVWTNEKDGILTQTDVLIKNGKIVSIGKNLSDASATIIDAKGKHLTSGIIDEHSHIAISKGVNESGHNSTAEVTIEDVVNSEDINIYRDLAGGVTISQLLHGSANPIGGRSAIVKWKWGLSPDEMLYKNQPKFIKFALGENVKQSNWGIVNPTRYPQTRMGVEQVFTDYFQRAKEYDESWKKFNANPKKEKVPRVDLELQTLAEILNKKRFITCHSYVESEILMLMNVADKFNFNVNTFTHILEGYKVADKMKEHGVGASTFSDWWAYKFEVNDAIPFNGPIMHNEGLVVAYNSDDAEMSRRLNQEAAKAVKYGNISEEEAWKFVTLNPAKLLHIDDKVGSIKIGKDADVVLWSDNPLSVYAKAEKTIIDGVVYFDIEKELEKQEAITKERNLLIGQMLQEKNKGMSTQEPTKKEKKEYHCDTLEQY, from the coding sequence ATGAAAAAAATATTCTTACTGCTCTTTCTGGTTTTTTTTGTAACAAAAACATGGGCTCAGGAATACTTTCCTGTTAATGAAAGTATTCAAAACAAAAACAACAATTATACAGTTTTTACGAATGCCGTGATATATATCACACCTAACCAGAAAATCGAAAATGGAACCTTAATTGTTCAAAATGGCAAAGTAGTCAATGTTGGAAATAATATAAAGATTCCAAAAAATGCGATTGTGATTAGTCTTGAAGGCAAAATAATTTACCCTTCGTTTATTGATATTTATACCAGTTTTGGAATTGAAAAACCAAAGCGAAATTTAACTCCTGGCAGAGAAGATAATATTTATGATACCAAAAAAACAGGGTACTACTGGAATGAAAGTATATTGTCTCATCTAAATGGATATGAGACATTCAAATATGATCAGCCAAAAGCCGAGGAATTTTTAAAAGCAGGATTTGGTGTTGTAGGGACGCATATTCATGACGGGGTTGCACAGGGAACAGGGCTTTTAGTTGCTTTGAATAATACTGATGGTAAGAGTCAAATTATTTCGAACAAAATAACCAATCATTTTTCGTTTAGCAGAAGTGCTTTAACAAATCAGGCTTATCCTAGTTCTTTAATGGGATCGATGGCGCTTCTTCGCCAGATGTATTTTGATTTGGATTGGTACAAAAAAGGAAATTCAGATACGAAAGATTTATCATTGGAAGCTCTGGCTGCAAATGAAAAACTGATACAGATTTTTAATTCAGAGGACAAATTAAATAGTTTAAGAGCTTCTAAAATTGCAAAGGAATTTAGTTTAAACTATATTTTAAAGGGAAGCGGGAATGAATTTGAAAGAATTGAAGAGATTAAAAACACCAATTCAAGATTCATTATTCCAATTTATTTTCCTGAAGCTTATGATGTTTCAAATCCATATTTATCCAATCAGATAGAACTTGCCGATATGCGTTTCTGGAATCAGGCACCTGCCAATCCGAAAGTACTTTCAGATAACGGAATCATTTTCGCTCTTACAACAGATAAATTGAAAAAAATGGAAGATTTTAGAATTAACCTTCTAAAATCAATCAAATATGGTTTTGATAGAACAAAAGCGCTGGAAGCACTAACTACAATTCCGGCAGCAATTTTAGGAAAGAGTAACGAAATTGGAAGTTTGAAAACAGGAAGTTTTGCCAATTTTGTAATTACTTCTGGCGAAATATTTGATGAAAAAACAATTTTATACGAGAATTGGGTTCAGGGAAACAAATATGTTATAAATGATATCAATGCAAAAGATATTCGTGGCAATTATAACCTTACTATTGGAAATGAAACTTTAAAGTGGAAAATTGACGGAACCGTCGAAGCGCCAAAATCTGAAATAACGACAGCGGATAATAAAAAACTAAAGAACACTTTTTCTGTTTCAAAAAACTGGATTTCACTTTTGATTAAATCCAATGATACTATAAAATCTAATTTTACCCGTTTAACAGGATTAGTAGAAAATACTAATACTCTTTCAGGAAAAGGTGAATTGTACAATGGTACTCAGGTAAACTGGACAGCTGTAAAAACTTCTCCGTTTGTAGCAGTAAAAGATACTGTGAAACCTGAAAAGCCAAACCCAATTATGCCAACGACTTTTCCGAATATTGCTTTTGGGAATTCCCAAAAGTTAATCCCACAAACTTTACTTTTTAAAAATGCAACAGTCTGGACAAATGAAAAAGACGGAATTTTAACCCAAACCGATGTGTTGATAAAAAACGGAAAAATTGTTTCCATAGGTAAAAATCTTTCAGATGCTTCAGCAACAATTATTGATGCAAAAGGCAAACACCTTACCAGCGGGATTATTGATGAACATTCACATATCGCCATTTCAAAAGGAGTTAACGAAAGTGGTCATAATTCGACTGCGGAAGTTACTATAGAGGACGTCGTAAATTCTGAGGACATTAATATTTACAGGGATTTAGCGGGAGGTGTTACTATTTCGCAATTATTACATGGTTCTGCCAATCCAATCGGAGGGCGCTCTGCTATTGTAAAATGGAAATGGGGATTATCACCAGATGAAATGCTGTATAAAAATCAGCCTAAATTCATCAAATTTGCTTTAGGTGAAAATGTAAAACAGTCCAATTGGGGAATCGTTAATCCAACCCGTTATCCTCAGACCAGAATGGGAGTTGAACAGGTTTTTACAGACTATTTTCAACGTGCCAAAGAATATGACGAAAGCTGGAAAAAATTCAATGCTAATCCTAAAAAAGAAAAAGTACCAAGAGTAGACCTTGAACTACAGACACTGGCCGAAATTCTGAACAAAAAACGCTTCATTACCTGTCATTCTTATGTAGAATCGGAGATATTGATGCTGATGAATGTTGCAGATAAATTCAATTTTAATGTAAACACTTTTACACACATTCTGGAAGGATATAAAGTTGCTGACAAGATGAAAGAGCATGGCGTTGGAGCCTCAACCTTTTCAGACTGGTGGGCTTATAAATTTGAAGTAAATGATGCTATCCCTTTCAACGGGCCTATTATGCATAACGAAGGTTTGGTTGTAGCTTACAATTCAGATGATGCAGAAATGTCCCGAAGATTAAATCAGGAAGCAGCAAAAGCTGTGAAATACGGCAACATTTCAGAAGAAGAAGCATGGAAATTTGTAACCTTGAATCCAGCCAAATTATTACATATTGATGACAAAGTTGGAAGTATTAAAATTGGTAAAGATGCAGATGTAGTGCTTTGGAGCGACAATCCTTTATCTGTTTATGCCAAAGCGGAAAAAACGATTATAGATGGTGTTGTTTATTTTGACATAGAAAAAGAACTTGAAAAACAGGAAGCCATTACAAAGGAAAGAAATCTGTTAATCGGTCAGATGCTTCAGGAAAAAAACAAGGGAATGAGCACGCAGGAACCAACAAAAAAAGAGAAAAAAGAATATCACTGCGACACCTTAGAACAATACTAA